In a genomic window of Kluyveromyces marxianus DMKU3-1042 DNA, complete genome, chromosome 7:
- the CTR1 gene encoding high-affinity Cu transporter CTR1 has product MHAGDSSVTATMSMAMSSASATGMGGMSGMSGMSGMSMSGTATSAMAMSMSSSATASATGMSGMSGMSGMSGMGGMSGMSSGDSMPGMNSYLTRKYMNYPVLFKHLNASNRGQAFGIFVLIVAVAFVYKALLFLSWYLELEWFKRSTTPEDQDVDEATGKKIAYTVQDLELQKQFLPTSFSKFMFNVFAPNWIDFLHDLIRLLITFASTMFIYMLMLVAMTYVLTYIFAVILGLSLAEIFFNRVKINLLKARELKKEWERRFKLCQCAPAPNAGSSYEDDDGQSSTTSKATLDGTEKNRNSTSKAPKVGCCCGSDEDPQDEAERNIRSIATQKEQAGNMNVDLLPADNVI; this is encoded by the coding sequence ATGCATGCAGGGGATTCTTCTGTTACTGCCACCATGTCTATGGCCATGTCTAGTGCTAGTGCAACTGGTATGGGCGGTATGAGTGGTATGAGTGGTATGAGTGGTATGAGCATGTCGGGCACTGCTACGTCTGCAATGGCTATGAGCATGTCGAGTAGTGCTACAGCCAGTGCAACTGGTATGAGTGGCATGAGTGGCATGAGTGGCATGAGCGGTATGGGCGGTATGAGTGGCATGAGCAGCGGTGATTCAATGCCTGGGATGAATTCGTACCTAACCAGAAAATACATGAACTATCCTGTGCTTTTCAAGCATCTAAATGCGTCAAACCGCGGACAAGCGTTTGGGATATTTGTGCTAATCGTTGCTGTTGCATTCGTATACAAGGCATTGCTATTCCTAAGCTGGTACTTGGAATTGGAATGGTTCAAGAGAAGCACCACTCCCGAGGACCAGGACGTTGATGAGGCCACTGGTAAGAAGATCGCATATACTGTACAGGATTTAGAACTGCAAAAGCAGTTCTTGCCTACCAGTTTCAGCAAATTCATGTTCAATGTGTTTGCACCAAACTGGATCGATTTTCTCCATGACTTGATCCGTCTCTTAATCACATTCGCCTCTACCATGTTCATCTACATGTTAATGCTTGTCGCTATGACGTACGTGTTGACATATATCTTCGCTGTTATCCTTGGTTTGTCTCTAGCTgagatcttcttcaacagagTCAAGATCAACCTCTTGAAGGCACGCGAACTCAAAAAGGAATGGGAAAGACGCTTCAAGCTGTGCCAATGCGCGCCAGCGCCAAATGCCGGCTCGTCCtatgaagatgacgatgGCCAATCGTCCACCACCAGTAAAGCTACCCTTGACGGTacagaaaagaacagaAACTCTACCAGCAAGGCTCCAAAGGTcggctgctgctgcggTAGCGACGAAGATCCTCAAGATGAGGCCGAAAGAAACATCCGCAGTATTGCAACCCAAAAGGAACAGGCCGGAAACATGAACGTCGACCTTCTCCCAGCTGACAACGTGATATAG
- the MRPS5 gene encoding mitochondrial 37S ribosomal protein uS5m, whose translation MFVRCFSSTARTLQQDLLKKYYSPELLKSISIAEKVIPENVEFKPQTNVEFSPPYLDNFATLHPYWDYKPNSPHLHSGSSSVFVQQLEKHPDLTPPVGSYTQTEGRSEVQNIANGIQLQTGFDAQHISRKLVMKPLILKMVSNQTAKGKIPSFYSLVVVGDKNGMVGIGEGKSREDMAESIKKAHWDAVRNLKEVPRFENRTIFGDIDYRYHGVKLFLRAAKPGSGLRVNHVIYEICECAGIKDLSAKVYKSRNIMNIAKGTLEAITKSQKSLDEIALGRGKKIVDVKKIYYSA comes from the coding sequence ATGTTCGTCCGTTGTTTCTCGAGCACTGCTCGTACCCTTCAGCAGGACctattgaagaaatacTACTCGCCAGAGCTACTCAAATCTATCTCAATTGCAGAGAAGGTGATCCCTGAGAATGTCGAGTTCAAGCCCCAGACAAATGTAGAGTTCTCGCCTCCATACTTGGACAACTTTGCGACGCTTCATCCTTACTGGGATTACAAGCCAAACTCACCACATTTGCATTCCGGCTCATCTTCAGTCTTCGTACAACAGTTGGAAAAACATCCGGATTTGACCCCACCAGTGGGATCGTACACCCAGACTGAGGGTAGATCTGAGGTTCAGAACATTGCCAATGGTATTCAACTTCAAACGGGCTTTGACGCACAACATATTTCCAGGAAACTAGTGATGAAGCcattgatattgaagatggTGTCTAACCAAACGGCCAAGGGTAAGATTCCCTCTTTCTACTCGTTAGTTGTGGTGGGTGACAAGAACGGTATGGTTGGTATCGGTGAGGGTAAATCGCGTGAAGATATGGCGGAGTCTATCAAGAAGGCGCACTGGGATGCTGTCAGAAACTTGAAAGAAGTGCCAAGATTTGAAAACAGAACTATATTCGGTGACATCGACTACAGATACCACGGTGTAAAACTATTTTTAAGAGCAGCCAAGCCAGGTTCGGGTCTAAGAGTAAACCATGTTATTTACGAAATATGTGAATGTGCAGGTATTAAGGATCTAAGTGCTAAAGTTTACAAGAGTAGAAACATTATGAATATTGCCAAGGGTACTTTGGAAGCAATCACCAAGTCACAGAAATCTCTAGACGAAATTGCTCTTGGTAGAGGTAAGAAGATTGTTGATGTGAAGAAAATTTATTATTCTGCTTAA
- the SHY1 gene encoding cytochrome oxidase assembly protein SHY1, translating into MFRLITPKPSTFLRVRPVKRLYSTVKTSTVDWKPIKTKKTPYEGYQKKESTFTRNIFLGLMIAMPVISFYLGTWQLRRLKWKTNLIASCEDKLTYDPIPLPKHFTPDMCEDWEYRKCTVTGRFLHDEEIFVGPRVRKGTKGYILYTPFIRKDTGERILIERGWIAEEKLVPSSRTLRHLSLPEGDNVTVTVLVRAAKDLTSLQWEKEDRDTRLWQVLDIKDMTAATNTAPIHFQALYDLKDHHWEEEDNTAESTTADDNHSSWKFWSKKKNNSDSKTEKLETKQTTEHKLDDDSIEFDEFQFAKAGVPIGKIPKIDLKNNHLQYLVTWYGLSLLSSIFLVIALRRGRGSAMSQEQIKRHKLKHAKRFM; encoded by the coding sequence ATGTTCCGTCTTATCACGCCAAAACCTTCGACCTTTTTGAGGGTAAGGCCTGTTAAAAGGCTTTACAGTACAGTCAAAACTTCTACCGTTGATTGGAAGCCAATCAAGACAAAGAAGACACCATATGAAGGgtatcaaaagaaggaatcGACATTTACAAGGAATATCTTTTTGGGGTTGATGATTGCTATGCCagttatttctttctatttggGTACCTGGCAATTGAGAAGGttgaaatggaaaactAATCTTATTGCTTCCTGTGAAGACAAACTTACCTACGACCCCATCCCTCTACCAAAACATTTTACTCCGGACATGTGCGAAGATTGGGAATACCGTAAATGTACTGTTACTGGTAGATTCTTGCACGATGAAGAGATTTTTGTTGGTCCTCGTGTGAGAAAAGGTACTAAGGGATATATCCTTTACACTCCGTTTATCAGGAAAGACACGGGTGAGAGAATATTAATTGAACGTGGATGGATTGCAGAAGAGAAATTGGTTCCATCCTCTCGTACTCTAAGACATTTATCTCTGCCTGAAGGTGACAATGTCACAGTTACTGTTTTGGTTCGTGCTGCCAAGGATTTAACGTCTTTGCAATGGGAGAAAGAGGATAGAGACACTAGATTATGGCAAGTCTTGGATATCAAAGACATGACTGCTGCCACAAACACTGCTCCTATTCATTTCCAGGCCTTGTATGATTTAAAGGACCATCattgggaagaagaagataataCTGCTGAAAGCACAACCGCAGATGACAATCACTCCTCATGGAAGTTTTGgtccaagaaaaagaacaacagcGATAGCAAAACTGAAAAACTGGAAACGAAACAAACAACTGAGCATAAATTAGACGATGATTCGATTGAGTTTGACGAGTTTCAATTCGCAAAAGCTGGTGTCCCTATTGGGAAAATCCCCAAGATTGACTTGAAAAATAATCACTTACAATATTTAGTTACATGGTATGGGTTGTCGCTACTATCAAGTATTTTCTTAGTTATCGCTTTGAGACGTGGTCGTGGTTCTGCGATGTCTCAAGAACAGATAAAGAGACACAAGTTAAAGCATGCCAAGAGATTTATGTGA
- the ROX1 gene encoding Rox1p (HMG-box super family[cl00082]), giving the protein MKRTRLPPISQLIDQLNDAESDNPNESEVNSSTMSHGHGIAGEESSASTQSYHYALPLSGRPRIGSVSDVVASQHQQQQQQQQKHIESLQNMGFSFTSPIGPSMNRPLYNLGIMPGAQHPSDTTTYYVPTQGGPYTLSPQSSMGPSLSANIGGYAPTITTASTSAGSSSGMVKQSDEQQQQQQQQQHFQVVNAGSVSPSAPIKREDEHVHYCTCQDSQLATHPQTQPQQQHIPRPRNAFILFRQHWHRQIFNQEKEKINADTKGAASKLGSFRANSQASRDIGQRWRSLSDSERQYWLDLAKQEKECHKRKYPDYTYVPTRKSKRNSHSSKNATTESTSYSSASNLHKQTHCPSCNRPKIQNQNQNQNQNQIQNQILDQNIDQTHNQS; this is encoded by the coding sequence atgaaaagaacaaggcTTCCACCGATATCTCAACTCATTGACCAACTGAACGATGCAGAGAGTGATAATCCAAATGAAAGCGAAGTCAACAGTAGTACTATGAGCCATGGCCATGGCATTGCGGGAGAGGAGTCGAGTGCCAGCACGCAGTCGTACCATTACGCTCTGCCGCTTAGCGGTCGGCCGAGAATAGGCTCGGTTTCGGACGTAGTAGCGTCTCAAcatcagcagcagcaacagcagcaacaaaagCATATAGAATCACTTCAAAACATGGGGTTCAGCTTCACAAGCCCAATTGGGCCCAGCATGAACCGGCCTCTGTACAACCTGGGTATTATGCCTGGTGCACAACATCCTAGCGATACTACTACATATTATGTTCCTACACAAGGTGGTCCGTATACGTTGTCGCCTCAGTCGAGCATGGGTCCGTCTCTATCAGCCAATATTGGTGGTTACGCTCCTACAATTACAACGGCTTCAACTTCCGCTGGTAGCAGCAGCGGTATGGTAAAACAGTCTgatgaacaacaacaacaacaacaacaacaacagcactTCCAAGTGGTTAATGCCGGCAGCGTGAGTCCCAGTGCACCAATCAAGCGAGAAGATGAGCATGTACACTACTGCACTTGCCAAGATTCGCAACTGGCGACACACCCTCAAACTCAACCACAACAGCAGCATATTCCCAGACCTAGAAACGCATTCATTCTGTTTAGACAGCATTGGCATAGACAAATATTTaatcaagaaaaggagaaaatCAATGCAGATACGAAAGGAGCAGCCTCCAAGTTGGGCTCCTTCCGAGCAAACTCTCAGGCATCAAGAGACATCGGCCAGAGGTGGAGGTCTTTGTCTGATTCCGAAAGACAATATTGGCTCGATTTGGCCAAGCAAGAAAAGGAATGCCATAAAAGGAAGTATCCTGACTACACATATGTACCAACAAGAAAATCTAAACGAAACTCTCACTCAAGCAAAAATGCTACTACAGAGTCGACTTCCTATTCTTCCGCAAGCAACCTTCATAAACAAACACATTGTCCATCATGTAATAGACCTAAAatccaaaatcaaaatcaaaatcaaaatcaaaatcaaatcCAAAATCAAATTCTAGATCAAAACATAGACCAAACACATAATCAATCCTAA
- the DAM1 gene encoding Dam1p, giving the protein MSHRPNTPQRDRPTEYRLSLSSNPSSRRSSLGTSQRDQQASNQTMIDKYVFPQLRELSDSIVTLDSNMTHMNFIHESITDLNESLSALLYGLMCNSWCVDFPKISHDTAHELKLVQKLEELKQEKLRLLAKLKPESVSSKSAVPSSIQSISKRGSQLPTSSLNTNRNTNTMMLKNNEDGRPTNQKGAHDENDNNNDDDDDDNTAASFVSNPTTFRSQIPNPTSTTSSSVPHRPMFNEKPNQTSSRIRRQSILHQIRNSTGPSINNAASTNPNSNTQRKRSLAVSAKRIPSQAGPSASAIISTNNNTKSNTENNQKNGISISGPGNRFRTPRPRQRTYQSKDLSSRPPFR; this is encoded by the coding sequence ATGTCGCATAGACCAAACACACCTCAGCGAGATAGACCGACCGAATACAGATTATCGCTATCATCCAATCCTAGTTCGAGGCGATCCAGTCTAGGGACGAGTCAACGTGATCAACAGGCATCCAACCAAACAATGATCGACAAATATGTTTTTCCTCAATTACGAGAATTATCCGACTCGATCGTTACACTTGATAGCAACATGACTCACATGAACTTCATTCATGAATCGATTACAGATTTGAACGAATCATTGAGTGCGCTTCTCTACGGTTTGATGTGTAACTCGTGGTGCGTTGACTTTCCAAAGATTTCCCATGATACTGCACACGAATTGAAGTTGGTTCAGaaattagaagaattaaaacaagaaaagttgCGTCTACTGGCCAAACTAAAGCCTGAGAGTGTAAGTTCGAAGTCTGCAGTACCCTCTTCTATACAATCAATCAGCAAGAGGGGCAGTCAGCTTCCAACAAGTAGTTTGAATACAAATCGGAATACAAATACAATGATGCTAAAAAATAACGAAGACGGTAGACCTACCAATCAAAAAGGAGCAcatgatgaaaatgacaaTAATaacgacgacgatgatgacgacAACACGGCGGCTTCGTTCGTATCGAATCCTACAACATTCAGGTCCCAAATCCCTAATCCCACATCAACAACGTCATCATCCGTACCTCATCGACCAATGTTCAACGAAAAACCAAATCAAACATCGTCTAGGATCAGGAGACAATCGATATTACACCAAATACGTAACAGCACAGGTCCCTCCATCAACAATGCTGCATCTACGAATCCAAATTCAAACactcaaagaaaaagatcaTTAGCTGTAAGTGCTAAAAGAATACCCTCCCAGGCGGGCCCATCTGCATCTGCCATCATTTCTACGAACAACAATACCAAGAGTAACACCgaaaataatcaaaaaaatggcaTATCAATATCGGGCCCTGGAAATAGATTTCGCACCCCGCGACCAAGACAACGAACATATCAGAGTAAAGACTTGTCTAGCAGACCACCTTTCAGATAG
- the SPT6 gene encoding chromatin-remodeling histone chaperone SPT6, with protein MSDKEDGHATGVELKAEQRAEEPVVEDDVNGQGAPSDEEEGDDVFDSSEEDDDLDNDEEEAQKVREGFIVDDDDEDEDEDGDGVESGVKKKRRKRRAREEENDALDEDDLDLLMENAGYKRPSESEASKQRGKLKRLKRVGEEGEESGSVEPESGHASSNKLDDFFSEDDEEDEGMEDDVSRRASSRKKVDKEVTLADDMDDFIEEDEFSDEDEEARKQRIAEKKRMKEQRLVQPAQITGLSPDKVDEMFEVFGDGHDYDWALELENEEELDRVDESSENEQGDDDEFATEAKKKKKLTLQDIYDLQDLKKNLLTEEDMQIRKADIPERYQELRTGLKNYGKLSPEDIELEKNWISDKVAVDKNFDADYDTTEFKDAIGNAINFIQQENLEVSFIYAYRRNYISSRNKDGFVLIEDDLWDIVFYDIEFHSIIYKRDYVKTFYQKLELKDPIVDEYFSNQTMTELNSLQDIYDYVEFKYAQDINDVLLSAQQDAASKKHLKNSSYEKFKTSALYQAVNDIGITAEQVGENISAEHQLHPVVDHPSLKPSDSVAQILEGPEAKDLQIFSQNPKLALETIEKYYALELSKNPKVRQKIRDDFYKYYIVDVALTSKGRQEIQRGSPYEDIKYAIGRTPAHFRSEPDVFLRMLEAESLHLLNIQIHVSSQDQYTNHLFQTSLETSNTSEIAVEWNAFRRRAFDSALNKVFSDVSQEIKDELKKTCQRLVTKSVRHQFMFKLDQAPFIPNPKDPKIPRVLTITCGQGKFGSDAIIAVYLNRKTEYVRDYKIVENPFDRKEPELFENALDEIIQHCQPNVIGINGPNPSTQRLYKKIQEVVQKKQIVDNRGFNVPVIYVEDEIAVRYQSSQRAAQEFPSKPTLVKYCIALGRYIHSPLLEYANLSEEELLSLSIHNHQSLLPRDLFLQALETSFVDIVNLVGIEVNKATDNPYYAKALRYIAGFGKRKAADFLESLQRLNEPLLARQQLITHDILTKTIFMNSAAFLYISWNEKNQRYEDLEHDQLDGTRIHPEDYHLATKVAADALEFDPDAIAEKEEQGTMSEFIELLREDPDRRSKLESLNLESYAEELEKNTGQRKLNNLNTIVLELLDGFEELRNDFHPLHGDEVFKSLTGESEKTFFKGCIIPVRVERFRHNDIYGVTNSGVECIVNAQRHLGAQLKRPAEEVYEIGKTYPAKVIYIDYENISCEVSLLEHDIRRQYVPIHYSKDPSIWNVEQEAKDQEVEKRLALEEARAKRTHRVINHPYYGNFTGPQAEDYLRSRERGDFVIRQSSRGDDHLAITWKLDKDLFQHVDILEKDKENPLALGKTLIVEDQKYHDLDQIIVEYLQNKVRLLNEITSNEKFKKGTKKEVIKFIEDYSKVNPNRSVYYFSFNYEHPGWFYLMFKINAQSQLYVWNVKLTHTGFFLVNYNYPTVIQLCNGFKTLLKSSSRAKTQDNNTGGYYGY; from the coding sequence ATGTCAGATAAGGAGGACGGCCATGCTACAGGGGTTGAGCTAAAGGCTGAACAAAGAGCTGAGGAGCCAGTAGTGGAGGATGATGTGAATGGACAAGGAGCACCtagtgatgaagaagaaggagacGATGTTTTTGATTCTAGTGAGGAGGATGATGATCTGGACAATGATGAGGAGGAGGCTCAAAAAGTTAGAGAAGGGTTTATTGTggacgatgatgacgaggatgaagatgaagatgggGATGGAGTAGAGAGTGGTgttaagaagaaaagaagaaagagacgTGCTcgtgaagaagaaaacgatGCTTTGGATGAGGACGACTTAGACTTGTTGATGGAGAATGCTGGTTACAAGCGTCCATCTGAGTCTGAGGCCTCTAAACAGCGTGGTAAGTTGAAGAGGTTAAAGAGAgttggtgaagaaggagaGGAATCAGGTTCTGTGGAGCCTGAATCTGGACATGCTAGCAGTAACAAGTTGGATGACTTTTTCTCtgaggatgatgaggaGGATGAAGGCATGGAAGACGACGTTTCTAGACGTGCATCTAGTCGGAAGAAGGTTGATAAGGAAGTGACACTAGCCGATGATATGGACGACTTcatagaagaagacgagttttccgatgaagatgaagaggcTAGGAAACAGAGAATTGccgaaaagaagaggatgaagGAGCAGAGATTAGTTCAGCCAGCACAGATCACCGGGTTATCGCCAGATAAAGTGGATGAGATGTTTGAAGTTTTCGGTGATGGTCACGACTACGACTGGGCGCTTGAGTTAgagaatgaagaagaactggACAGAGTAGACGAGTCTTCCGAGAATGAACAaggtgatgatgacgaattCGCTACGGaagccaagaaaaagaagaagctcaCCCTTCAGGATATCTACGATTTGcaagacttgaagaagaacttgttgaCTGAGGAAGATATGCAGATCAGAAAAGCAGATATTCCGGAAAGATATCAAGAACTAAGAACAGGTTTGAAAAACTACGGTAAGCTATCTCCAGAAGATATCGAGTTGGAGAAAAACTGGATCAGTGACAAAGTCGCTGTTGACAAGAATTTCGATGCGGACTACGATACCACTGAATTCAAAGATGCCATTGGAAATGCCATCAACTTCATTCAACAGGAAAACCTTGAGGTATCCTTCATCTATGCTTACCGTCGTAATTACATCTCctcaagaaacaaagatgGCTTCGTTCTAATCGAAGACGACTTGTGGGATATTGTCTTTTACGATATTGAATTCCATAGTATTATCTACAAGAGAGACTATGTCAAGACCTTCTATCAGAAACTTGAACTAAAAGACCCTATTGTGGATGAATATTTCAGCAATCAAACAATGACCGAGTTGAACTCGCTACAAGACATTTACGACTACGTTGAATTCAAATACGCCCAAGATATCAACGATGTATTATTATCCGCTCAACAAGATGCAGCATCTAAAAAGCATTTGAAAAACTCTAGttatgaaaaattcaaaacaagTGCACTTTACCAAGCTGTTAATGATATCGGAATCACTGCTGAGCAAGTTGGTGAGAACATCAGTGCAGAGCATCAACTTCACCCAGTGGTTGATCACCCTTCATTGAAACCAAGTGACTCTGTCGCTCAGATTCTTGAAGGTCCAGAAGCAAAGGATTTGCAAATCTTTTCTCAAAACCCTAAGTTAGCCCTAGAAACTATTGAAAAGTATTATGCACTAGAATTATCCAAGAATCCAAAGGTGAGACAAAAAATCAGAGACGATTTCTACAAATATTACATCGTTGATGTTGCTTTGACTTCTAAAGGTAGACAGGAAATCCAAAGAGGCTCTCCATACGAAGATATCAAGTACGCTATAGGGAGAACACCTGCTCATTTCCGTTCGGAACCAGATGTTTTCTTGCGTATGCTTGAAGCTGAATCTTTGCATTTATTAAACATTCAGATTCACGTTTCATCACAAGACCAATATACCAACCATCTTTTCCAAACTTCTCTAGAGACCAGTAATACTTCTGAGATTGCTGTAGAATGGAATGCTTTCAGAAGACGTGCTTTCGATTCTGCATTAAACAAAGTATTCTCGGATGTCAGTCAAGAAATTAAGgatgaattgaaaaagactTGTCAACGTTTAGTTACTAAATCCGTACGTCATCAATTCATGTTCAAACTTGACCAGGCTCCATTTattccaaatccaaaagatCCAAAAATCCCAAGAGTGCTCACAATTACTTGCGGTCAAGGTAAATTCGGTTCTGATGCAATCATTGCAGTATATTTGAACAGAAAAACAGAATACGTGAGGGACTACAAAATCGTAGAGAATCCATTCGATAGAAAAGAACCAGAGTTATTTGAGAACGCGCTAGATGAGATTATCCAGCACTGTCAACCTAACGTTATCGGTATCAACGGTCCAAACCCAAGTACTCAAAGATTGTACAAGAAGATTCAAGAAGTggttcaaaagaaacaaatcGTGGACAACAGGGGATTTAACGTTCCAGTTATCTATGTCGAAGATGAGATTGCTGTTCGTTATCAATCTTCGCAACGTGCAGCACAAGAATTCCCTAGCAAACCTACCTTGGTCAAATATTGTATTGCGTTGGGTCGTTATATCCACTCACCTTTGTTGGAATATGCAAACCTAAGTGAGGAAGAACTATTATCGTTGTCAATTCACAACCATCAATCACTATTACCAAGGGACCTCTTTTTGCAAGCATTAGAAACGTCATTTGTTGACATTGTAAACTTGGTCGGTATTGAAGTGAACAAGGCAACAGATAACCCATACTACGCTAAGGCTCTACGTTATATTGCTGGCTTTGGGAAACGTAAGGCTGCTGATTTCTTGGAGTCCCTACAGAGATTGAATGAACCATTGTTAGCTCGTCAACAATTGATTACTCATGATATCTTAACCAAAACGATTTTCATGAATTCTGCTGCATTTTTGTACATATCCTGGaatgaaaagaatcaaCGTTACGAAGACTTGGAACACGACCAACTTGATGGTACCAGAATCCATCCAGAAGATTACCATTTGGCCACTAAGGTTGCTGCAGATGCATTGGAATTCGATCCAGATGCAATTGCAgagaaggaagaacaaggtaCAATGAGTGAATTCATTGAATTGCTAAGAGAGGACCCTGATCGTAGGTCTAAACTAGAGTCATTGAACCTTGAATCATACGCTGAAGagcttgaaaagaacacaGGTCAAAGAAAGTTGAACAACTTAAACACAATCGTCTTGGAACTCTTGGATggctttgaagaattaagAAACGACTTCCACCCACTACATGGTGACGAAGTATTCAAGAGTTTAACAGGAGAATCAGAGAAGACCTTCTTCAAGGGTTGTATCATCCCTGTTAGAGTCGAAAGATTCAGACACAATGACATATATGGTGTCACAAACTCGGGTGTCGAATGTATTGTTAATGCTCAACGACACCTTGGTGCTCAATTAAAGAGACCAGCTGAGGAAGTTTACGAAATTGGTAAGACTTATCCAGCCAAGGTCATTTACATCGACTATGAAAACATCAGTTGTGAAGTTTCTCTATTAGAGCATGACATCAGAAGGCAATATGTTCCAATTCATTATAGTAAGGATCCAAGCATTTGGAACGTCGAACAAGAAGCTAAGGATCAAGAGGTTGAAAAAAGGCTTGCATTGGAGGAAGCAAGGGCAAAGAGAACACATCGTGTTATCAACCATCCTTACTACGGTAACTTTACTGGTCCTCAAGCAGAAGATTATTTGAGAAGTAGAGAACGTGGTGATTTTGTCATTAGACAATCTTCTCGTGGTGATGATCATCTAGCGATTACCTGGAAATTGGATAAGGACTTGTTCCAACATGTCGATATCTTGGAAAAGgataaagaaaatccaCTTGCTCTAGGTAAGACCCTAATAGTTGAAGACCAAAAGTATCACGATTTGGATCAAATCATCGTAGAGTACTTACAAAACAAGGTAAGACTACTCAACGAAATCACATCTAATgagaaattcaaaaagggtaccaagaaagaagtcaTCAAGTTCATTGAGGACTACTCGAAGGTGAACCCTAACAGATCCGTGTACTATTTCAGTTTCAACTACGAACACCCTGGTTGGTTCTACTTAATGTTCAAGATCAATGCCCAATCACAGCTATACGTATGGAACGTCAAGCTAACGCACACTGGGTTCTTCTTGGTTAACTATAACTACCCAACTGTCATCCAACTCTGTAATGGTTTCAAGACTCTATTAAAGTCTAGTAGCAGAGCAAAGACTCAGGACAACAATACAGGTGGCTACTACGGGTATTAG